One genomic window of Eggerthella timonensis includes the following:
- a CDS encoding DivIVA domain-containing protein — MAITSAEIHNQSFSIDRKGYDVDEVDVFLEHVADEIDGMNAQIAQLENQLDDRKFDGFDTPARVEAPAVVVDDAALAEKDERIADLERQLEAKKADDNAIAQALIIAQRSADEIIANANAQAAATIKDAEDEGTRIVDKAEAERQKVLDAIKKLEDDREDVREDYKDLLTDFIGDATRKLAEIGGDVPAPMPVSAHARTIDVVEASATGRVTAPAQAPINRDGAGAYSVPQATTGAVVAPATPTPSGVEKDLSGFGDADDAFEFEEID, encoded by the coding sequence ATGGCTATCACCTCGGCTGAGATACACAACCAGAGCTTCTCGATCGACCGCAAGGGCTACGACGTCGACGAAGTCGACGTGTTCCTCGAGCATGTCGCCGACGAGATCGACGGCATGAACGCCCAGATCGCCCAGCTCGAGAATCAGCTGGACGACCGCAAGTTCGACGGCTTCGATACGCCGGCTCGCGTCGAGGCTCCCGCCGTCGTGGTGGACGACGCCGCGCTGGCCGAGAAGGACGAGCGCATCGCCGACCTCGAGCGCCAGCTCGAGGCGAAGAAAGCCGACGACAACGCCATCGCCCAGGCCCTCATCATCGCGCAGCGCTCCGCCGACGAGATCATCGCGAACGCGAACGCGCAGGCCGCGGCCACCATCAAGGATGCCGAGGACGAGGGCACGCGCATCGTGGACAAGGCCGAGGCCGAGCGCCAGAAGGTGCTCGACGCCATCAAGAAGCTCGAGGACGACCGCGAGGACGTGCGCGAGGACTACAAGGATCTGCTCACCGACTTTATCGGCGACGCCACGCGCAAGCTGGCCGAGATCGGCGGCGACGTGCCCGCTCCCATGCCGGTCAGCGCCCATGCGCGTACGATCGACGTGGTGGAGGCCAGCGCCACGGGCCGCGTGACGGCACCGGCCCAGGCTCCCATCAACCGCGACGGCGCCGGCGCGTACTCCGTGCCGCAGGCGACGACGGGCGCCGTGGTGGCTCCCGCCACGCCGACGCCCTCCGGCGTCGAGAAGGACCTGTCGGGCTTCGGCGATGCCGACGACGCCTTCGAGTTCGAGGAAATCGACTAG
- a CDS encoding YggT family protein codes for MLSIKYLIVSLADAYSMVLFVYVLMSWFPTDRGILADINRVLAKVCDPYLNLFRKLIPPLGGMVDVTPIIALLVLQLGVRLLINLF; via the coding sequence ATGTTGAGCATCAAATACCTTATCGTGTCGCTTGCCGACGCGTACAGTATGGTGCTGTTCGTCTACGTGCTCATGTCGTGGTTTCCCACGGATCGGGGCATCTTGGCGGACATCAACCGGGTACTGGCCAAAGTGTGCGATCCGTACCTCAACCTCTTTAGGAAGCTGATACCCCCGCTTGGAGGTATGGTGGACGTTACGCCCATCATTGCGCTGCTTGTATTACAATTAGGAGTACGTTTACTGATAAACTTGTTTTAA
- a CDS encoding cell division protein SepF, which yields MELPKIKKSEHGMLEGIKSKLGFADANQSYDDGYYDEGFDDYSEEYGEYGPDYNEDDFPADDAPGSRYEPYAPVTSRPARASRARSSARGSSVTPPKLVSIDDVRAHTQVPESLNRDPLPPRRVTSASGSYRGDRTMVDAAQPAPANTPIARATAAANRERSESLNSLFTSTADDTLGSMPPVTSGSVQTTTTASGATVATATATTTATASFDPFDAYAGAGAAKHNPSRSVTVLKPASYSEVERIAKALKAGDVVVLALRNTPDNLSKRILDFSFGVSSALDASVDCVADKVFVISRGAALTDAERMSLRGQGVL from the coding sequence ATGGAGCTGCCAAAGATCAAGAAATCGGAGCACGGAATGCTCGAGGGAATCAAGTCGAAACTCGGTTTCGCCGACGCCAACCAGAGCTACGACGACGGCTATTACGACGAGGGGTTCGACGACTACAGCGAAGAGTACGGCGAATACGGCCCCGACTACAACGAGGACGATTTCCCCGCCGACGACGCTCCCGGCTCGCGCTACGAGCCCTACGCGCCCGTGACGTCGCGCCCCGCGCGCGCCTCGCGCGCGCGCTCTTCGGCGCGCGGCTCGTCCGTGACGCCTCCGAAGCTCGTGTCCATCGACGACGTGCGCGCGCATACCCAGGTGCCCGAGAGCCTCAACCGAGATCCGCTGCCGCCGCGCCGCGTGACCTCGGCGAGCGGCTCCTATCGCGGCGATCGCACGATGGTGGACGCGGCGCAACCCGCGCCGGCGAACACGCCGATCGCCCGCGCGACCGCCGCGGCGAACCGCGAGCGCTCGGAAAGCCTGAACTCGCTGTTCACCTCCACGGCCGACGATACGCTGGGCTCGATGCCCCCCGTCACGAGCGGCTCCGTGCAGACGACCACCACCGCCTCCGGCGCCACCGTGGCCACCGCGACCGCCACGACCACCGCGACCGCCTCGTTCGATCCGTTCGACGCCTACGCGGGCGCGGGCGCTGCGAAGCACAACCCCTCCCGCTCGGTCACCGTGCTCAAACCGGCCAGCTACAGCGAGGTGGAGCGCATCGCCAAGGCGCTCAAGGCGGGCGACGTGGTGGTGCTCGCGCTGCGCAACACGCCCGACAACCTGTCGAAGCGCATCCTCGACTTCTCGTTCGGCGTGTCGAGCGCCCTCGACGCCAGCGTGGACTGCGTGGCCGACAAGGTGTTCGTCATCTCGCGCGGCGCGGCGCTCACCGATGCCGAGCGCATGAGCCTGCGCGGGCAGGGCGTGCTGTGA
- a CDS encoding YggS family pyridoxal phosphate-dependent enzyme has product MGFKERYERTVAEAAACCEACGRDPRDVVVVAVSKTVGPDKVAEAIEAGAHDFGENRPDSLVEKHARFPRQTWHFIGNIQSRRIPDIVRDATLVHSLCQQRHVPKFDAAAAAAGKVIDVLLEVNVSGEKSKSGLAPSEAADMLAYCEGFPHVRVRGLMTMAPQGDARRARACFADLARLRDDLRRGLDAERAAVFDELSMGMSEDWHEAIAEGATIVRIGRALFDDAFEGIAHA; this is encoded by the coding sequence ATGGGATTCAAGGAGCGCTACGAGCGCACCGTCGCCGAGGCGGCCGCCTGCTGCGAGGCGTGCGGGCGCGACCCGCGCGACGTGGTCGTGGTGGCGGTGTCGAAGACGGTGGGGCCCGACAAAGTAGCCGAGGCCATCGAGGCCGGGGCGCACGACTTCGGCGAGAACCGCCCGGACTCCCTCGTGGAGAAGCACGCGCGCTTTCCCCGGCAGACCTGGCATTTCATCGGCAACATCCAGTCGCGTCGCATCCCCGACATCGTGCGCGATGCCACGCTCGTGCACTCGCTGTGCCAGCAGCGCCACGTGCCGAAGTTCGACGCGGCGGCCGCGGCTGCGGGCAAGGTGATCGACGTGCTGCTCGAGGTGAACGTGTCGGGCGAAAAGAGCAAGAGCGGCCTCGCCCCGAGCGAGGCGGCCGACATGCTCGCGTACTGCGAGGGCTTCCCGCACGTGCGCGTGCGCGGCCTCATGACGATGGCGCCCCAGGGCGATGCCCGTCGCGCCCGCGCCTGCTTCGCGGACTTGGCCCGTCTGCGCGACGACCTGCGGCGCGGCCTCGACGCCGAGCGGGCTGCGGTATTCGATGAGCTTTCTATGGGTATGAGCGAAGACTGGCACGAGGCGATAGCCGAGGGCGCTACCATAGTGCGCATCGGGCGAGCCCTGTTCGACGACGCTTTCGAGGGCATCGCGCACGCGTGA
- a CDS encoding polyphenol oxidase family protein, giving the protein MVATGQLPIPKMTARRFGARLLPALTDDALFERTGVRIAFTGREGGVSEGPYAALNLGNHVGDDAGAVERNRALLMEALDAADVPLVVPSQVHGDAVVELDDASPKALDAARDAARAGADALVAHVANVAALLCFADCVPVIVVSPTGRFAVAHAGWRGVENGVAAKAVRMLARADAAELGERAASAYNVYVGPHIHAACFETGPDVRKRFEDRFGSACIPDERHVDLLEALTLGLEETGIDRARVADAGVCTACSSDAYFSYRAAGGTCGRHGAVAFRKAG; this is encoded by the coding sequence ATGGTCGCGACCGGACAACTGCCCATCCCGAAGATGACCGCGCGCCGATTCGGCGCGCGTCTTCTTCCTGCGCTCACCGACGACGCCCTGTTCGAGCGCACGGGCGTGCGCATCGCGTTCACCGGGCGCGAGGGCGGCGTGAGCGAGGGCCCGTACGCCGCGCTCAACCTGGGCAACCATGTGGGCGACGACGCGGGGGCCGTCGAGCGCAACCGTGCGCTTCTGATGGAGGCCCTCGACGCGGCCGACGTGCCGCTCGTGGTGCCGAGCCAGGTGCACGGCGATGCGGTGGTGGAACTCGACGATGCGTCGCCGAAGGCGCTCGACGCCGCGCGCGACGCGGCGCGCGCGGGGGCGGATGCCCTCGTCGCGCACGTCGCGAACGTGGCGGCGCTGCTGTGCTTCGCCGATTGCGTGCCCGTGATCGTCGTGTCGCCTACGGGACGCTTCGCGGTGGCGCATGCGGGATGGCGCGGCGTGGAGAACGGCGTGGCCGCGAAGGCCGTCCGCATGCTCGCGCGTGCCGATGCCGCCGAGCTGGGCGAACGCGCCGCAAGCGCATACAACGTGTACGTGGGCCCGCACATCCACGCGGCCTGCTTCGAGACAGGTCCCGACGTGCGCAAGCGCTTCGAGGACCGCTTCGGATCCGCCTGCATCCCCGACGAGCGCCATGTCGACCTCCTGGAGGCGCTGACGCTCGGCCTCGAGGAGACCGGCATCGACCGCGCGCGGGTGGCCGACGCCGGGGTGTGCACGGCGTGCTCGAGCGACGCATACTTTTCCTACCGCGCTGCGGGCGGCACCTGCGGCCGCCATGGCGCGGTGGCATTTCGGAAGGCGGGATGA
- the ftsZ gene encoding cell division protein FtsZ has translation MPNKIGSEHLAVIKVVGVGGGGTNAVNRMVEAGVRGVEFIAVNTDRQALLMSDADKTIHIGEELTRGLGAGANPEVGCQAAEESRAEIREALAEADMVFVTAGEGGGTGTGAAPIIAEIAREEIGALTVGIVTKPFSFEGRTRRNQADQGIDLLSQKVDTLIVIPNDRLLEIVDKKTSMLDAFRIADDTLRQGIQGVTDLITIPGLINLDFADIRTVMKDAGTAMMGIGLASGENRALDAAQQATNSNLLEASIAGASRVLFSIAGGPDLTLTEVDAAARTVEACADESANIIYGQIIDEGMQDQVRITVIATGFKMGSSQQSSMDFSRKDLFASTTAPEPMPSAPPVTFSTTSRDGRFADEDYIPDFLKRQR, from the coding sequence ATGCCAAACAAGATAGGTTCCGAGCATTTGGCGGTCATCAAGGTCGTCGGCGTCGGTGGCGGCGGCACGAATGCCGTGAACCGCATGGTCGAAGCGGGCGTGCGAGGAGTCGAGTTCATCGCCGTCAACACGGACCGACAGGCTCTGCTCATGTCGGATGCCGACAAGACGATCCACATCGGCGAAGAGCTGACGCGCGGCCTCGGCGCCGGCGCGAACCCCGAGGTTGGCTGCCAGGCGGCCGAAGAGAGCCGTGCGGAGATCCGCGAGGCGCTCGCCGAGGCGGACATGGTGTTCGTCACGGCCGGCGAGGGCGGCGGAACCGGCACGGGCGCAGCGCCCATCATCGCCGAGATCGCCCGCGAGGAAATCGGCGCGCTGACGGTGGGCATCGTCACCAAGCCGTTCTCCTTCGAGGGCCGCACCCGCCGCAACCAGGCCGACCAGGGCATCGACCTGCTGTCCCAGAAAGTCGACACGCTCATCGTCATCCCGAACGACCGCCTGCTCGAGATCGTCGACAAGAAGACGAGCATGCTCGACGCGTTCCGCATCGCCGACGACACGCTGCGCCAGGGCATCCAGGGCGTCACGGACCTCATCACCATCCCGGGCCTCATCAACCTCGACTTCGCCGACATCCGCACCGTCATGAAGGACGCCGGCACGGCCATGATGGGCATCGGCCTCGCCTCCGGCGAGAACCGCGCCCTCGACGCGGCCCAGCAGGCGACGAACTCCAACCTGCTCGAAGCGTCTATCGCGGGCGCGTCGCGCGTGCTGTTCTCCATCGCCGGCGGCCCCGACCTCACGCTCACCGAGGTGGACGCGGCGGCGCGCACGGTGGAAGCCTGCGCCGACGAGAGCGCCAACATCATCTACGGCCAGATCATCGACGAGGGCATGCAGGATCAGGTGCGCATCACGGTGATCGCCACGGGTTTTAAGATGGGTTCTTCGCAGCAGTCCTCCATGGACTTCTCGCGCAAGGACCTGTTCGCCTCCACGACGGCGCCCGAGCCGATGCCGTCCGCTCCTCCCGTGACGTTCTCCACGACGTCGCGCGACGGCCGCTTCGCCGACGAGGACTACATCCCCGACTTCCTGAAGCGCCAGCGGTAA
- a CDS encoding cytochrome b/b6 domain-containing protein, with amino-acid sequence MPWFDQAPWLVALAPFLGLFLSACTKRTDPFLTDDRVYRHDAPARLSHWTHGIGTAVCLASGIVLGLRFTPAFVDDGPAAVLWQNVHFAAAVVFLFGTFYYLGNTIISRWRLREHLPTKNVIAYTVRHYGLLVGIKKFTMPPEDKYFESEKAAYVMAVVTAVLLVVSGLFKALAHVVLTLPDGFMNVMFWVHDIAAALMLVFLAAHVFFAVIAPFSWKTFPSMLIGWMPRSEAQKEHAGWMERLEREQLERGADESAHERGERTAAQDTTGAAARTATADGAQGR; translated from the coding sequence ATGCCCTGGTTCGATCAAGCGCCCTGGCTCGTCGCCCTGGCGCCGTTCCTCGGTCTGTTCCTTTCCGCATGCACGAAGCGAACAGACCCTTTCCTCACCGACGACCGGGTGTACCGCCACGATGCGCCCGCGCGCCTATCCCATTGGACCCACGGCATCGGCACCGCCGTGTGCCTCGCCTCGGGCATCGTCTTGGGGCTCCGGTTCACCCCGGCGTTCGTCGACGACGGCCCCGCTGCCGTCCTGTGGCAGAACGTCCACTTCGCAGCCGCAGTCGTGTTCCTGTTCGGGACGTTCTACTACTTGGGCAACACGATCATCTCGCGATGGCGCCTGCGCGAGCATTTGCCCACGAAGAACGTGATCGCCTACACCGTCCGCCATTACGGGCTGCTCGTGGGCATCAAGAAGTTCACGATGCCGCCCGAGGACAAGTACTTCGAAAGCGAGAAGGCCGCCTACGTGATGGCCGTGGTCACCGCCGTGCTCTTGGTGGTTTCGGGCCTGTTCAAAGCACTGGCGCACGTGGTGCTCACCCTGCCCGACGGTTTCATGAACGTCATGTTCTGGGTGCACGACATCGCCGCCGCCCTCATGCTGGTGTTCCTGGCCGCGCACGTGTTCTTCGCCGTCATCGCGCCGTTCTCATGGAAGACGTTCCCCTCGATGCTGATCGGGTGGATGCCGCGCAGCGAGGCGCAGAAGGAGCATGCGGGCTGGATGGAGCGGCTCGAGCGCGAACAGCTCGAGCGCGGGGCGGACGAGTCCGCGCACGAGCGCGGCGAGCGCACGGCCGCACAAGATACGACAGGAGCCGCGGCGCGCACTGCAACCGCCGACGGCGCACAAGGGAGATGA
- a CDS encoding 4Fe-4S dicluster domain-containing protein translates to MTETNQRECDAQQKGDLSRRQFIAGIGGLGIGAILGGGITALLLPDDVYAIEASQGYLLVDAKKCAGCETCVISCSLAHLGRINTSLSRIQVMKNALGSFPADDVAQNQCRQCPYPSCVEACPVGAMHADPETGVRLVDEGKCIGCERCVEACPFTPSRVQWNFEDKHAQKCDLCKNTPFWDEAGGVGGKQLCVEICPMKAITFTNVLPVQTDEGYTANLRNAHYLEIGLPSDDDARIAPAQLGYGAGGTAAQAAAGSNEK, encoded by the coding sequence ATGACTGAGACGAACCAGCGCGAATGCGACGCGCAGCAGAAGGGCGACCTTTCGAGGCGCCAGTTCATCGCCGGCATCGGCGGGTTGGGAATCGGCGCCATCCTGGGCGGCGGCATCACGGCGCTGCTGCTGCCCGACGACGTGTACGCCATCGAGGCGAGCCAGGGCTACCTGCTCGTGGACGCGAAGAAGTGCGCCGGCTGCGAGACGTGCGTCATCTCGTGCTCGCTCGCGCACCTCGGCCGCATCAACACCTCGCTTTCGCGCATCCAGGTGATGAAGAACGCGCTGGGCAGCTTCCCTGCCGACGACGTCGCGCAGAACCAATGCCGCCAGTGCCCCTACCCCTCCTGCGTGGAAGCCTGCCCCGTGGGCGCCATGCACGCCGATCCGGAGACGGGCGTGCGCCTCGTGGACGAGGGCAAATGCATCGGCTGCGAGCGTTGCGTCGAAGCGTGCCCCTTCACGCCGTCGCGCGTGCAGTGGAACTTCGAGGACAAGCACGCGCAGAAGTGCGACCTGTGCAAGAACACGCCGTTCTGGGACGAGGCGGGCGGCGTCGGCGGCAAGCAGCTGTGCGTGGAGATCTGCCCCATGAAGGCCATCACCTTCACCAACGTGCTGCCCGTCCAGACCGACGAGGGCTACACGGCGAACCTGCGCAACGCCCACTACCTGGAAATCGGCCTGCCGAGCGACGACGACGCGCGCATCGCGCCGGCGCAGCTGGGCTACGGAGCCGGCGGAACGGCGGCCCAGGCGGCAGCCGGATCGAACGAGAAGTAG
- a CDS encoding aldehyde ferredoxin oxidoreductase N-terminal domain-containing protein, whose product MTEHYGYAGKILIVNLTERTSETIDTEPYIEWVGGHGMASKLFWDYCEDKTVEAVDPKNVLVFATTPFSGAVVPAASARCEFTGISPFSLPEWYNRSSMGGRLAGMMKEAGFDACVVRGKADAPVWISVVNDQVTFNDAADLWGLDTFECQEKIWDEVTHGTAPGSWYELTQGRDGGRTTQRPSVICIGPAGENLARVSCIVHDAGHVTGQSGFGAVFGAKNLKAMSFIGSKSIPIADPAALVRLRLEVQEKFGYDIDAGKVPGAPGSPGAAATVLDTSPTVSRAEGCRGCFKNCRNLYPGGVGNELTCSAGLYFTDSGKIDEQLAAYSLLSKLGLNGYEIDMPVYLHNLYKMGVMGKGKDIDTDLPFEQYGTYAFIEELLMRIAYRREIGDDLAEGIARAAQKWGRWDEDTSSGLLARPNWGYCEHNEPRAEVEWSYGSIFSERDINEHGVHNAVYNTSIMAVLTGAEPPVSAENMAKQLADQSGLGDPLCFDWSEEGIYSDARVREIHWNRAYGRFWLQSLGMCDWVWPNFVSRKHTAETGSTYGATPEYEVKFFQAVTGRDLSYEESIELGHKFWVLDRAIWALEGRHRDQEVFTNYVYDVKTTKPFPLVVCENGTWSYSLCQGRTLDRDKFEDFKTRFYAYEGFEESTGRPTRAGLEALGLGFAADALDGAGKLGA is encoded by the coding sequence ATGACCGAACACTACGGCTACGCCGGCAAGATACTCATCGTGAACCTGACCGAGCGCACCTCGGAGACGATCGACACCGAGCCCTACATCGAATGGGTGGGCGGCCACGGGATGGCCTCGAAGCTGTTCTGGGACTACTGCGAGGACAAGACCGTGGAGGCCGTCGATCCGAAGAACGTGCTCGTGTTCGCCACCACGCCGTTCTCGGGCGCCGTGGTCCCGGCCGCGTCGGCGCGCTGCGAGTTCACGGGCATCAGCCCGTTCTCGCTGCCCGAATGGTACAACCGCTCCAGCATGGGCGGCCGCCTGGCCGGCATGATGAAGGAAGCGGGCTTCGACGCGTGCGTCGTGCGGGGCAAGGCCGACGCCCCCGTGTGGATCAGCGTGGTGAACGACCAGGTGACCTTCAACGACGCCGCCGACCTCTGGGGCCTCGACACCTTCGAGTGCCAGGAGAAGATCTGGGACGAGGTGACCCACGGCACCGCCCCCGGCTCCTGGTACGAGCTGACGCAGGGCCGCGACGGCGGGCGCACGACGCAGCGCCCCTCCGTCATCTGCATCGGGCCGGCCGGCGAGAACCTTGCGCGCGTGTCGTGCATCGTGCACGACGCCGGCCACGTGACGGGCCAGAGCGGCTTCGGCGCGGTGTTCGGCGCGAAGAACCTCAAGGCCATGAGCTTCATCGGCTCGAAGAGCATCCCCATCGCCGACCCCGCCGCGCTCGTGCGCCTGCGCCTCGAGGTGCAGGAGAAGTTCGGCTACGACATCGACGCCGGCAAGGTGCCGGGCGCGCCGGGCAGCCCGGGCGCCGCGGCCACCGTGCTGGACACGAGTCCCACGGTGTCGCGCGCCGAGGGCTGCCGCGGGTGCTTCAAGAACTGCCGCAACCTCTACCCCGGCGGCGTGGGCAACGAGCTGACCTGCTCGGCCGGCCTGTACTTCACCGACTCGGGCAAGATCGACGAGCAGCTGGCCGCCTACAGCCTGCTGTCGAAGCTGGGCTTGAACGGCTACGAGATCGACATGCCCGTGTACCTGCACAACCTGTACAAGATGGGCGTCATGGGCAAGGGCAAGGACATCGACACCGACCTGCCCTTCGAGCAGTACGGCACCTACGCGTTCATCGAGGAGCTGCTGATGCGCATCGCCTACCGCCGCGAGATCGGCGACGATTTGGCCGAGGGCATCGCGCGCGCCGCGCAGAAGTGGGGGCGTTGGGACGAAGACACGTCCTCGGGCCTGCTCGCGCGTCCGAACTGGGGCTACTGCGAGCACAACGAACCGCGCGCCGAGGTGGAGTGGAGCTACGGCAGCATCTTCAGCGAGCGCGACATCAACGAGCACGGCGTGCACAACGCGGTGTACAACACCTCCATCATGGCGGTGCTCACCGGCGCCGAGCCGCCCGTGTCGGCCGAGAACATGGCCAAGCAGCTGGCCGACCAGTCCGGCCTGGGCGACCCGCTGTGCTTCGACTGGAGCGAGGAGGGCATCTACTCCGACGCGCGCGTGCGCGAGATCCACTGGAACCGCGCCTACGGGCGCTTCTGGCTGCAATCGCTCGGCATGTGCGACTGGGTGTGGCCGAACTTCGTCAGCCGCAAGCACACCGCCGAAACGGGCTCGACCTACGGCGCCACGCCCGAGTACGAGGTGAAGTTCTTCCAGGCCGTCACCGGGCGCGACCTCTCCTACGAGGAAAGCATCGAGCTGGGGCACAAGTTCTGGGTGCTCGACCGCGCCATCTGGGCGCTTGAGGGCCGTCACCGCGACCAGGAGGTGTTCACGAACTACGTGTACGACGTGAAGACCACGAAGCCCTTCCCGCTCGTGGTGTGCGAAAACGGGACGTGGAGCTACTCGCTGTGCCAGGGCCGCACGCTCGACCGCGACAAGTTCGAGGACTTCAAGACGCGCTTCTACGCCTACGAGGGCTTCGAGGAATCCACGGGGCGGCCGACCCGCGCGGGGCTCGAGGCGCTCGGCCTCGGCTTCGCCGCCGACGCGCTCGACGGCGCCGGGAAGCTGGGAGCGTGA
- a CDS encoding SufS family cysteine desulfurase yields MADDRACAPREDFPLLAAHAAGASPLAYLDNAATTQKPACVLDAMDGFYRTANANPHRSAHALADAATRAFEDARATLARFIGASPDETAFASGATHALNTVAFCHCAERLEPGDGIVLTLLEHHSNLVPWQTVAKITGARLSYLVPDRAGSISDEEIDRVVGPRTRVVAFTGMSNVLGTVPPIERIVEAAHACGAVAVLDCAQSIAHEPLDVRALDVDFAAFSGHKMYGPTGIGVLYGKRELLAETPPLLRGGGMVKAVFERASSFEEAPNRFEAGTQNVAGAVGLAAAARYLGGIGFDALRAHEQKLTRALVSGLDAIPSVRRYGPGPDDGAKRGGIVSFNVKGVGAGEVAHVLDRRGVAVRAGAHCAQPLLRHIGVEATCRASIAAYTTADDVERLLEAVEGARDEAVALATSRML; encoded by the coding sequence GTGGCGGACGACCGGGCGTGCGCGCCGCGGGAGGACTTCCCCCTCCTCGCCGCGCACGCCGCGGGCGCCTCGCCGCTCGCCTACCTCGACAACGCGGCCACCACGCAGAAGCCCGCATGCGTCCTCGACGCGATGGACGGTTTCTACCGCACGGCGAACGCGAACCCGCACCGCTCCGCGCACGCGCTCGCCGACGCGGCGACGCGGGCGTTCGAGGACGCCCGCGCGACGCTCGCGCGCTTCATCGGCGCGTCGCCCGACGAGACGGCGTTCGCGAGCGGGGCGACGCACGCCCTGAACACCGTGGCGTTCTGCCATTGCGCCGAGCGGCTCGAGCCGGGCGACGGCATCGTGCTCACGTTGCTCGAGCATCACAGCAACCTCGTGCCCTGGCAGACCGTGGCGAAGATCACGGGGGCCCGGCTCTCCTACCTCGTGCCCGATCGCGCAGGGTCGATCTCCGACGAGGAGATCGACCGGGTCGTCGGCCCGCGCACGCGCGTCGTAGCCTTCACCGGCATGTCGAACGTGCTGGGCACGGTTCCCCCGATCGAGCGCATCGTCGAGGCGGCGCACGCCTGCGGCGCCGTCGCCGTGCTCGACTGCGCGCAGAGCATCGCGCACGAGCCCCTCGACGTGCGGGCCCTCGACGTCGATTTCGCCGCGTTCTCGGGCCACAAGATGTACGGCCCGACGGGCATCGGCGTGCTGTACGGCAAGCGGGAGCTGCTCGCGGAAACGCCGCCGCTGCTGCGAGGCGGGGGCATGGTGAAGGCGGTCTTCGAGCGCGCGTCCTCGTTCGAGGAGGCGCCGAATCGCTTCGAAGCCGGCACGCAGAACGTGGCCGGGGCCGTGGGGCTGGCCGCGGCGGCGCGCTACCTGGGCGGCATCGGGTTCGACGCCCTGCGAGCGCACGAGCAGAAGCTGACGCGCGCCCTCGTGAGCGGCTTGGACGCCATCCCCTCGGTCAGGCGCTACGGGCCCGGTCCCGACGACGGAGCGAAGCGCGGGGGCATCGTGTCCTTCAACGTGAAGGGCGTGGGCGCCGGCGAGGTCGCGCACGTGCTGGATCGTCGCGGGGTGGCGGTGCGCGCGGGCGCCCACTGCGCCCAGCCCCTGCTCCGCCACATCGGCGTGGAAGCGACCTGCCGCGCCAGCATCGCCGCGTACACCACCGCAGACGACGTCGAGCGCCTCCTCGAAGCCGTGGAGGGAGCGCGCGACGAGGCCGTGGCGCTGGCGACGTCGCGGATGCTGTGA